The DNA segment GAGGCAGGGAGACGGCTGAATGCCCGGAACGCGTAAGCCAGTTGGAGTAGCCGGGGCGAACACCGTCACGATCAGTTTCGCCGGCTTCAACCGCGCCTGGGCGGCGTGGATCGCGGACCGCTTGGAGCGGCGCGGAGTGGTGGTCGTCCAGCAGCGCTGGGACCCGCCCGTCTCCGTCCCGCTGGAGGAGGCGCTGCGCGACCTGACGCTCGCGCGCGGCCGGGTCCTCGTCGTCCTCAGCGACTGGTACTTCCAGCTCGGCCCCCGCAGCCACGACGAGTGGAACCGCGCACTGCGCTCCGAAGTCGCCCCCGACCCCGACCGGTTCGCCGCGGTGTGCGTCACCACCTCCGCACTTCCCGGAGCCACCTCCGCCTTCGGCGCCGCCGACCTCACCAACGTCGGCGCCGAGGAGGCGGAGCGCAGGCTCCTGGTCCGCCTCGGGCTCCCCACCGACCCGCTGCCCGACGCCGGCTCCGGACCGGGCCCCCGCTTCCCCGCCGACACCCCGCAGGTGTGGGGCGGGGTGCCGCGCCGCAACATCCGCTTCACCGGCCGCGAGGAACTGCTCACCGACACCTACCGGGCGCTCCAGGAATCCGGCGCCGGCGCCGGCGTCGTCGCCCTGCACGGCATGTCCGGCGTCGGCAAGACCCAGCTCGCCGCCGAGTACGTCTACCGCTTCGGCTCCGAGTACGACGTGGTCTGGTGGGTGCCCGCCGACCGGCGCGCGCTCTACCGCCAGAAGCTCGCCGAACTCGCCCCGGAACTGGGCCTGTCCACCGGCGCCGAGTACGGCGAACGGCTGCGCGCCGTACGCGACTCGCTGCGCCGGGGCGACCCGCACGCCCACTGGCTGCTCGTCCTGGACGGCGCCGACGAACCCGACCAGATCTGGGACCTCGTCCCCACCGGCCCCGGCCACGTCCTCATCACCTCCCGCAACCCGGAGTGGGGCGAGCACAACAGCAACCTCGTCGAGGTCCCCGTCTACCGGCGCGACGAGTCCGTCGCCTTCATCCGCCGCCGCGCCCCGCGCCTGACCCAGGCCGAGGCCGACCAGCTCGCCGAGGCCCTCGAAGACCTCCCGCTGCTCCTCGACCAGACCGCCGGCTGGCTCAACGACTCCGACCTGTCCGTCGAGGAGTACATCGAACTGCTCGAAGGCGGCATCGACCAGGACGTCGTCAAGGTCTCCGCCGACTTCCCGCTCGCCTTCCAGACCGCCTGGTCGATACTGCTCAACAAGCTCCGGGACACCGTCCCCGAGTCCGTCGACCTGCTGCGCCTGTGCAGCTTCTTCGCCCCCGGCTCCATCCCGGTGCGGCTCCTCAAGGACATGCCCCCCGGCGACCTGCCCGAGCAGGTGTCCGGGCTGATGAGCGACCCGCTGCTGTGGAACAAGGCGATCAACCAGCTCCGCCAGTACTCCGTGGTCCGGCTGGAATCCCATGAATCGGGCGTCGACCCCGCGTCCTCCGGCGAATCCCTCTACATGCACCGCATGGTCCACCAGATCGTCGGCCTCGACATGACCGAGGAGAACCGCCGGGAGTTCATCGACGTCGTCCGCCGCGCGCTGGCGGCGGCCGATCCGGGGCGCCCCACGGACACCCGCCTGTGGCCCGCGTACGCCGAGATCACCCCGCACCTCAAGTGGGCCGACGTACTGAACAGCACCGAACCTGCCGTGCAGAACCTGGTGCTCAACTGCCTGCGCTACATGTACCTGTCGGGGGAGTACCGGGCCGGCATCAAGCTGGGCGAACGCGCCCTGACCACCTGGCGCGAGCTGCTGGGCGAGAACCACCCCCGGATCTGGGACGTCAGCTACCACTACGCCAACCTGCTCAGGGCCGTCGGCGACTACGCGGCCACCGAGACCATCGAACGCGCCGCCGTGGAGCATCTGCGCGCCGAGCGAGGCGCCCAGGACCTGGAACACCTGCGCGCCGCCACCGGGCTCGCCGCCGACCTGCGCGGACTCGGCCGCTACGACGAGGCGCTGGAGATCTCCACCCGGGTGCTGGCCGGCTACCAGGAACTCCTGGGCGACCAGGACTCCCGCACGCTCAACGCGCAGAACAACCTGGCGGTGACCGTGCGGCTGCTCGGCAGGTACGCCGAGTCCCTCGAACTCAACGGACGCACCCTGGACGCTCGCCGCCAGCTCCTGCGCCAGCGCCACACCTGGACCCTCTTCTCCGAGATCCACTACTCCACCGACCTGCGGCTCCTCGGGCGCTACAACGAGGCGCTGTCGCTCCAGAACCAGAGCGTCCAGGTGCACCGGCGCGTCCTGGGCACGGACAACCCGCAGACCCTGCGCGCCGAGCACAACCTCGCCCTGTGCCACTACCGCAACGGCGAACGGGCCAAGGCGACCACCCTGTTCACCCGCGTCCTGGAGCGCTGCGAACGCGTCCTCGGCGAGAGCGACCCGCTGACGATGATGTTCGCCGCCGGGCAGAGCTGCTTCGCCCGCGAGCACGGCAACATCGACCAGGCCAGGGCCATAAGCGAGAAGGTGGTCAGCGGTTACGCCGACATGCTCGGCGAGGCGCATCCGTATGCCGCGGGCACCCGCTCCAACCACGCGATGATCCTGCGGAACGTGGGGGAGCGGGACCACGCCCACGTCCTGCTGGAGGAGTCGCTCGCCACCATGACCCAGGCCGTCGGCGAGAACCACCCGTGGACGCTGGGCTGCGGCATCAACGCCTCCGCGCTGCGGAACCTCGTCGGCGACCCGGAGGGCGCGGCCGCGCTGACGGACTCCGTCATCACCCGCGCCACCGAGGTCCTCGGCCGCACCCACCCGCTGACGCTGTCGGCGCGCATCGCGCACGCCGCGGACCTGCGGGGCCTGCGCGATCGGCAGAAGGCGGAGAAGGTCGAGAACGAGGCGCTGGACGACCTGGCGACCACGCTCGGCGCCCAGCACACCCACACCGTGTCGGCCCGCTCCCGCAACCGCCCGTACTGGGACTTCGAGCCGCTCACCATCTGAGACCGACCGGTCCGAGCCGCCCGGACCACGCCGAAGGGGCCCGCCCCGCGAACCTCTCGCGGGACGGGCCCCTTCCGGCGTACTGCGTACCGTCTGCCGTGCGGGCAGCCGGGTCAGGCGTCGAAGACCTCGCTGACCAGCTGGGCCTGCTCCGCCTGGTGGCGCTTGGCCGAGCCGACCGCCGGGGACGAGCTGTGCGGACGCGAGATGCGGCGCAGGCGCTCGCCGTGCGGGACGTCCGCGCCGACGGCCAGGTCCAGGTGGTCGATCAGGTTCAGCGCGATGAACGGCCAGGCACCCTGGTTCGCCGGCTCCTCCTGCGCCCACAGGTACTTCGCGGCGTTCGGGTACTTGGCGATCTCGGCCTGGATCTCGGCACCCGGCAGCGGGTACAGGCGCTCCAGACGGATGATCGCGGTGTCCGTGACGCCACGCTTCTGGCGCTCGGCCTCCAGGTCGTAGTAGACCTTGCCGGCGCAGAAGACGACCTTGCGGACGGCGCTCGGGTCGACCGAGTCGTCGCCGATCACCGGGCGGAAGCCGCCGGTGGTGAACTCCTCCGCCTTCGACGCGGCCGCCTTGAGGCGGAGCATCGACTTCGGGGTGAAGACGATCAGCGGCTTGTGGTGCGGGTTGTGCACCTGCCACCGCAGGAGGTGGAAGTAGTTCGACGGCAGGGTCGGCATGGCGACCGTCATGTTGTTCTGCGCGCACAGCGTCAGGAAGCGCTCCGGGCGGGCGGACGAGTGGTCCGGGCCCTGGCCCTCGTAGCCGTGCGGCAGCAGCAGCGTGACGCCGGAGGTCTGGCCCCACTTCTGCTCGGCGGAGGAGATGAACTCGTCCACGACGGTCTGGGCGCCGTTGACGAAGTCGCCGAACTGGGCCTCCCAGATCACCAGCGACTCCGGGCGGGCCAGCGAGTAGCCGTACTCGAAGCCCATCGCCGCGTACTCGCTGAGGAGCGAGTCGTAGACGTTGTAACGGGCCTGGTCGTCCGTGAGGTACAGCAGCGGGGTGTAGTCCTCGCCGGTGACCTGGTCGACGAGCACGGCGTGGCGCTGGCCGAAGGTGCCGCGGCGGCTGTCCTGGCCGGCGAGCCGGACCGGGGTGCCCTCCATCAGCAGCGAACCGATGGCCAGGGTCTCGCCCATGCCCCAGTCGATCGTGTCGTTCTCCACCGAGGCGGCGCGGCGCTGCATCTGCGGCATCAGCCGCGGGTGCACGGTGATCGACTCGGGGATGTTGACCTGGGACTCGGCGATCCGCTTGACGACCTCGGCGGAGACCGCGGTCGACACGGCGACCGGGAACTCGGCCTGCGGGTCGGAGATGTGCGGCTGCGCCGGCTGCGAGGTGGCCTCGCGGACCTCGGCGAAGACCTTCTCCAGCTGGCCCTGGAAGTCCTGGAGCGCCTGCTCCGCCTCTTCCAGGGTGATGTCGCCGCGACCGATGAGGGACTCGGTGTAGAGCTTGCGCACCGAGCGCTTCCGGTCCACCAGGTGGTACATCTGCGGGTTGGTGAACTCGGGGTTGTCGGTCTCGTTGTGACCGCGGCGCCGGTAGCAGATGAGGTCGATCACGACGTCCTTGTTGAACGCCTGCCGGAACTCGAGGGCGAGCCGCGCGACGCGGACGACGGCCTCGGGGTCGTCGCCGTTGACGTGGATGATCGGCGCCTCGATCATGCGCGCCACGTCGGTGGCGTACATCGAGGAGCGGGAGGACTCCGGGGCGGCGGTGAAGCCGACCTGGTTGTTGATCACCACGTGCACGGTGCCGCCGGTGCGGTAGCCGCGCAGCTGCGACATGTTGAGCGTCTCGGCGACGACGCCCTGGCCGGCGAAGGCCGCGTCGCCGTGCAGGGCGACGGGCAGGACGGTGAAGTCCGTGCCGCCCTTGTTGATGATGTCCTGCTTGGCGCGGGCGATGCCCTCCAGGACCGGGTCGACCGCCTCCAGGTGCGAGGGGTTGGCGGCCAGCGAGACCTTGATCTGCTCGCCGTCCAGGCCGGTGAAGGTGCCCTCGGCGCCCAGGTGGTACTTCACGTCGCCGGAGCCGTGCATCGAGCGCGGGTCGAGGTTGCCCTCGAACTCGCGGAAGATCTGGGCGTACGACTTGCCCACGATGTTCGCGAGGACGTTCAGGCGGCCGCGGTGGGCCATGCCGATGACGACCTCGTCGAGGCGGGCCTCGGCGGCGGAGTCGATGACCGCGTCGAGCAGCGGGATGACGGACTCGCCGCCCTCCAGCGAGAACCGCTTCTGGCCGACGTACTTGGTCTGCAGGAACGTCTCGAACGC comes from the Streptomyces sp. NBC_00525 genome and includes:
- a CDS encoding multifunctional oxoglutarate decarboxylase/oxoglutarate dehydrogenase thiamine pyrophosphate-binding subunit/dihydrolipoyllysine-residue succinyltransferase subunit, which translates into the protein MSSQSPSNSSISTDQAGPGTNPAAAFGANEWLVDEIYQQYLQDPNSVDRAWWDFFADYKPGKTGTADKTGAAAAGAAAPAAPAATTTAPAQPAAQAPAAPAAAPAPAAPAAPEAPAKAAPAPAAKAPAAKAKAGADTEAQGGPEYVTLRGPSAAVAKNMNASLELPTATSVRAVPVKLLFDNRIVINNHLKRARGGKISFTHLIGYAMVQALKAMPSMNYSFAEKDGKPTLVKPEHVNLGLAIDLVKPNGDRQLVVAAIKKAETLNFFEFWQAYEDIVRRARNGKLGMDDFTGVTASLTNPGGIGTVHSVPRLMPGQGLIMGVGAMDYPAEFQGTSQDTLNKLGISKVMTLTSTYDHRVIQGAASGEFLRILSQLLLGENEFYDEIFKALRIPYEPVRWLKDIDASHDDDVTKAARVFELIHSYRVRGHVMADTDPLEYHQRKHPDLDITEHGLTLWDLERDFAVGGFAGKSMMKLRDILGVLRESYCRTTGIEFMHIQDPKQRKWLQDRVERPRPKPEREEQLRILRRLNAAEAFETFLQTKYVGQKRFSLEGGESVIPLLDAVIDSAAEARLDEVVIGMAHRGRLNVLANIVGKSYAQIFREFEGNLDPRSMHGSGDVKYHLGAEGTFTGLDGEQIKVSLAANPSHLEAVDPVLEGIARAKQDIINKGGTDFTVLPVALHGDAAFAGQGVVAETLNMSQLRGYRTGGTVHVVINNQVGFTAAPESSRSSMYATDVARMIEAPIIHVNGDDPEAVVRVARLALEFRQAFNKDVVIDLICYRRRGHNETDNPEFTNPQMYHLVDRKRSVRKLYTESLIGRGDITLEEAEQALQDFQGQLEKVFAEVREATSQPAQPHISDPQAEFPVAVSTAVSAEVVKRIAESQVNIPESITVHPRLMPQMQRRAASVENDTIDWGMGETLAIGSLLMEGTPVRLAGQDSRRGTFGQRHAVLVDQVTGEDYTPLLYLTDDQARYNVYDSLLSEYAAMGFEYGYSLARPESLVIWEAQFGDFVNGAQTVVDEFISSAEQKWGQTSGVTLLLPHGYEGQGPDHSSARPERFLTLCAQNNMTVAMPTLPSNYFHLLRWQVHNPHHKPLIVFTPKSMLRLKAAASKAEEFTTGGFRPVIGDDSVDPSAVRKVVFCAGKVYYDLEAERQKRGVTDTAIIRLERLYPLPGAEIQAEIAKYPNAAKYLWAQEEPANQGAWPFIALNLIDHLDLAVGADVPHGERLRRISRPHSSSPAVGSAKRHQAEQAQLVSEVFDA
- the fxsT gene encoding FxSxx-COOH system tetratricopeptide repeat protein produces the protein MPGTRKPVGVAGANTVTISFAGFNRAWAAWIADRLERRGVVVVQQRWDPPVSVPLEEALRDLTLARGRVLVVLSDWYFQLGPRSHDEWNRALRSEVAPDPDRFAAVCVTTSALPGATSAFGAADLTNVGAEEAERRLLVRLGLPTDPLPDAGSGPGPRFPADTPQVWGGVPRRNIRFTGREELLTDTYRALQESGAGAGVVALHGMSGVGKTQLAAEYVYRFGSEYDVVWWVPADRRALYRQKLAELAPELGLSTGAEYGERLRAVRDSLRRGDPHAHWLLVLDGADEPDQIWDLVPTGPGHVLITSRNPEWGEHNSNLVEVPVYRRDESVAFIRRRAPRLTQAEADQLAEALEDLPLLLDQTAGWLNDSDLSVEEYIELLEGGIDQDVVKVSADFPLAFQTAWSILLNKLRDTVPESVDLLRLCSFFAPGSIPVRLLKDMPPGDLPEQVSGLMSDPLLWNKAINQLRQYSVVRLESHESGVDPASSGESLYMHRMVHQIVGLDMTEENRREFIDVVRRALAAADPGRPTDTRLWPAYAEITPHLKWADVLNSTEPAVQNLVLNCLRYMYLSGEYRAGIKLGERALTTWRELLGENHPRIWDVSYHYANLLRAVGDYAATETIERAAVEHLRAERGAQDLEHLRAATGLAADLRGLGRYDEALEISTRVLAGYQELLGDQDSRTLNAQNNLAVTVRLLGRYAESLELNGRTLDARRQLLRQRHTWTLFSEIHYSTDLRLLGRYNEALSLQNQSVQVHRRVLGTDNPQTLRAEHNLALCHYRNGERAKATTLFTRVLERCERVLGESDPLTMMFAAGQSCFAREHGNIDQARAISEKVVSGYADMLGEAHPYAAGTRSNHAMILRNVGERDHAHVLLEESLATMTQAVGENHPWTLGCGINASALRNLVGDPEGAAALTDSVITRATEVLGRTHPLTLSARIAHAADLRGLRDRQKAEKVENEALDDLATTLGAQHTHTVSARSRNRPYWDFEPLTI